A genomic segment from Polyangium mundeleinium encodes:
- a CDS encoding QcrA and Rieske domain-containing protein, whose product MAEHDDTSGGRRERWREDFPIGTEDDRYVARREFAKSLTIGSALLVLVNGAIAAVARWVRKPAQMGEESRIGKASELPTGGSMLFRYPTDEDPCILVRTRSGSLRAYSQVCTHLSCAVVHQPQQDELLCPCHRGRFDVNDGRPVAGPPLRRLPRVWIEQRGDDVFAVGRDS is encoded by the coding sequence ATGGCGGAACACGACGACACGAGCGGAGGCAGGCGAGAGCGCTGGCGTGAGGATTTTCCCATCGGCACGGAGGACGATCGATATGTCGCGCGGCGCGAGTTCGCGAAATCGCTGACCATCGGCTCGGCGCTGCTCGTCCTCGTCAACGGTGCCATCGCCGCCGTCGCCCGCTGGGTGCGAAAGCCGGCGCAGATGGGCGAGGAGTCGCGGATCGGCAAGGCCTCCGAGCTCCCGACGGGCGGCTCCATGCTCTTCCGATATCCGACGGACGAGGACCCTTGTATCCTCGTGCGCACGCGGAGTGGCTCCTTGCGCGCGTATTCGCAGGTCTGCACGCACCTCTCCTGCGCCGTCGTGCACCAGCCGCAACAGGACGAGCTTCTTTGCCCTTGCCACCGAGGGCGCTTCGACGTGAACGACGGCCGTCCCGTCGCAGGCCCGCCTTTGCGGCGCCTGCCTCGGGTATGGATCGAGCAGCGCGGCGACGATGTCTTCGCCGTCGGGAGGGACAGCTAG
- a CDS encoding DUF6755 family protein — translation MLSGQGSTLFSGINAMIGILSAIQLWLVAASLEALYSNDLVTPQAAFVASFILALVNALLCRHALSFDRRRREERRASSLRRDRRVGAS, via the coding sequence GTGCTCTCCGGCCAGGGCTCGACGCTTTTCTCGGGCATCAACGCGATGATCGGCATCCTCTCCGCCATCCAGTTATGGCTCGTCGCGGCCTCGCTCGAGGCCCTTTACAGCAACGACCTCGTGACGCCCCAGGCCGCGTTCGTCGCTTCGTTCATCCTCGCGCTCGTCAATGCGCTGCTCTGCCGGCACGCGCTCTCCTTCGATCGCAGGCGGCGGGAGGAGCGCCGCGCCTCGTCTCTGCGGAGGGATCGGAGGGTAGGCGCGTCGTGA
- a CDS encoding trypsin-like peptidase domain-containing protein, which produces MNFDKRTLREALARKYPTVDEARQFVTDVGLDIIRIEFKGRADLTWFSILDEANKQGEAQVRAVLLHAIEQHPGDEGLRRLLNGSDVRYAEGPDISALTWRGRGGQTPEKIFGKQSALVPVSFLEVGIRRAHAVVRIQCADGSLGTGFLIPDNRLVTNHHVLPDRDIAAGAKVHFNYQKTADSRDAAVEELPLDPDAFFATSREDDCTIVKVKGDPSTRWGAIELQPTRIRIDDRVNIIQHPGGDQKQLSFFHNLVAYVGEGRVQYLTDTLPGSSGSPVFDKEWRLVAVHHSGGWIPEPGSKDRFFRNEGILVDRVVELLRRAC; this is translated from the coding sequence ATGAACTTCGACAAACGAACCCTGCGAGAGGCATTGGCAAGGAAGTATCCGACCGTGGACGAGGCGCGCCAGTTCGTGACCGACGTCGGCCTGGACATCATCCGGATCGAATTCAAAGGTCGCGCCGATCTCACCTGGTTCAGCATCCTGGACGAGGCCAACAAGCAGGGCGAGGCACAGGTACGCGCGGTGCTCTTGCACGCGATTGAGCAGCACCCCGGCGACGAGGGATTGCGGCGCCTGCTGAACGGGAGTGACGTGCGTTATGCCGAGGGGCCGGACATCTCCGCGCTCACCTGGCGTGGCCGCGGCGGCCAGACCCCCGAGAAGATCTTCGGCAAGCAGAGCGCGCTCGTCCCCGTGAGCTTCCTGGAGGTGGGCATCCGCCGGGCGCATGCCGTGGTGCGTATCCAGTGCGCCGACGGCTCGCTCGGCACGGGGTTTTTGATACCGGACAACCGCCTCGTCACCAACCACCACGTTCTTCCCGACCGAGACATCGCAGCCGGGGCCAAGGTGCATTTCAACTACCAGAAAACCGCCGATAGCCGGGACGCCGCGGTGGAGGAACTGCCCCTCGATCCCGATGCCTTCTTCGCCACGTCCCGCGAGGACGATTGCACGATCGTCAAGGTGAAGGGCGATCCCTCGACGCGCTGGGGAGCGATCGAGCTGCAACCGACCCGCATCCGGATCGACGATCGCGTCAACATCATTCAGCACCCTGGCGGCGATCAGAAGCAGCTCTCGTTCTTCCACAACCTGGTGGCTTACGTGGGCGAGGGCCGCGTGCAGTACCTGACGGACACCCTCCCCGGCTCCTCGGGCTCGCCCGTCTTCGACAAGGAGTGGCGGCTGGTCGCGGTGCACCACAGCGGCGGCTGGATCCCCGAGCCGGGCTCGAAGGACCGTTTCTTCCGCAACGAAGGGATCCTCGTCGACCGGGTCGTCGAGCTACTCCGGCGGGCCTGCTGA
- a CDS encoding TfuA-like protein has translation MKLYIFTGPTLSAAEGKPWLDAIFLPPAAQGDVYLAAREKPLAIGIIDGYFERVPSVSHKEILWAMAQGVHVLGAASMGALRAAELSFFGMAGVGAIYEAYARGELDADDEVAVAHALAEDGYRPLNEALVNMRATLHAAERAGVIPADTRARLEAIAQATFYPDRCYPLLLRQAANDGLPAEHLEALKAFLPGGRVDRKRLDAIALLQVMAERFAGDAAPKQVRYHFNPTDAWECIRTRAESNALMAATMPTTTTTKEV, from the coding sequence ATGAAGCTCTATATCTTCACCGGGCCGACCCTCTCCGCGGCGGAGGGGAAACCATGGCTCGACGCGATCTTCCTGCCGCCCGCGGCCCAGGGCGACGTGTACCTGGCCGCGCGTGAAAAGCCGCTCGCGATTGGCATCATTGACGGCTATTTCGAGCGCGTCCCGTCGGTATCGCACAAGGAGATCCTGTGGGCCATGGCGCAGGGGGTGCACGTCCTCGGCGCGGCCAGCATGGGTGCGCTGCGCGCGGCCGAGCTGTCGTTCTTCGGCATGGCGGGCGTGGGCGCGATTTACGAGGCCTACGCGCGCGGCGAGCTCGACGCCGATGACGAGGTGGCTGTGGCCCACGCGCTGGCCGAGGACGGGTATCGCCCCCTGAACGAGGCGCTGGTGAACATGCGCGCGACGCTGCACGCGGCCGAGAGGGCAGGCGTGATCCCGGCCGATACACGCGCCCGATTGGAGGCCATCGCGCAGGCGACGTTCTATCCGGACCGTTGTTATCCGCTCCTGCTCCGGCAAGCGGCGAACGACGGATTGCCGGCCGAGCACCTGGAGGCATTGAAGGCGTTCTTGCCAGGAGGGCGCGTCGATCGGAAGCGCCTCGACGCGATCGCTCTCTTGCAGGTGATGGCGGAGCGTTTCGCCGGCGACGCCGCACCGAAGCAGGTCCGTTACCACTTCAATCCTACCGACGCCTGGGAGTGCATCCGCACGCGCGCGGAGAGCAATGCCCTCATGGCGGCGACGATGCCGACAACAACGACGACCAAGGAGGTTTGA
- a CDS encoding AAA family ATPase: MTEHDALLRVFLSGAKKDLFHSVEHRSQIWREDPFDVESVHADARAQFQRLLAHATTPPGLDSGRILMLLGESGSGKTHLLRAFRNHVHVHGLGFVGYMQMSTSITSYPRYLMSNLIDSLDQAYYESAGTGSGLLRLSNAIASRCGDPDAIRALNEKASLSAGDIIDLVERAADRLIAHPRYADLDLDLVRALLFLQRHEPALKKRVVKYLRCEALVEGDRRFLGSISPKAGDDDAQRLVEELGRLIAAFDNRSLILCVDQFEDTWHSGDAAPEFRRVTSSLCGVADQVPSSIIVIACLEDYYAMLRSRLSLSTLDRLEHDPAPVRLVAERSADEIENIIAQRLGYLYETAGVKPAHGVVDPLYPFPRDFVLGRDGMRFRDVLNACQRFREACIEAGRIVDPKGFFLTQPTPSISTDALDAKAVKEKIERDWNDFLAQYGEDQTESEVEIVKLFGWAVENCAEGLNGGYRFDVTVKGESLNIRLMVPCGNGDHGLGEEIFVALCNRAPQGSGLHRQVQAARKEAKQRVLAILRSTEFPTSRKTVIWKAIDDITKNGGRKAVLEQSHQRMLAAFRKFRSEQGQRPHFQEWLREGKHLSKILPISHILDLENLERFEKARGSRPASRA; this comes from the coding sequence ATGACGGAGCACGATGCCTTGCTCAGGGTGTTTTTGTCGGGAGCCAAGAAAGACCTGTTCCACTCCGTGGAGCACCGGAGCCAGATCTGGCGGGAGGATCCGTTCGATGTCGAGTCCGTGCACGCCGATGCACGGGCGCAGTTCCAGCGGCTGCTCGCGCATGCGACGACCCCGCCGGGGCTCGACTCGGGCCGGATCCTCATGCTCCTCGGGGAGTCCGGCAGCGGAAAGACGCATCTGCTCCGCGCCTTCCGCAATCACGTTCACGTCCATGGGCTCGGGTTCGTCGGCTATATGCAGATGTCGACGTCGATCACGAGCTACCCCCGCTACCTCATGAGCAACCTGATCGACTCGCTCGATCAGGCCTATTACGAGTCCGCGGGCACGGGGTCGGGGCTGCTCCGGCTCTCCAACGCGATCGCGTCACGATGTGGCGATCCAGATGCAATCCGGGCCCTCAACGAAAAGGCGAGCCTCAGCGCGGGCGATATCATCGATCTGGTGGAGCGCGCCGCGGACCGGCTCATCGCGCATCCCCGCTACGCCGACCTCGATCTGGACCTCGTCCGCGCCCTGCTTTTCTTGCAGCGCCATGAGCCCGCCCTGAAAAAGCGGGTCGTGAAGTACCTGCGCTGCGAGGCGCTCGTGGAGGGGGACCGGCGCTTCCTCGGCAGCATCTCGCCCAAGGCCGGCGACGACGACGCCCAGCGGCTCGTCGAGGAGCTGGGGCGGCTGATCGCTGCCTTCGACAACCGCTCGCTCATCCTTTGCGTGGATCAATTCGAGGATACCTGGCACTCCGGCGACGCCGCGCCGGAGTTCCGGCGCGTGACGTCTTCGCTTTGCGGCGTGGCCGATCAGGTGCCCTCGTCGATCATCGTGATCGCCTGCCTCGAGGACTACTATGCGATGCTGCGGTCCCGGCTCTCCCTCTCGACGCTGGATCGACTCGAACATGATCCCGCGCCCGTCCGACTCGTGGCCGAGCGCAGCGCGGACGAGATTGAAAACATCATCGCCCAGCGCCTCGGATATCTCTACGAGACCGCGGGCGTGAAGCCGGCGCATGGCGTCGTGGATCCGCTCTACCCCTTCCCCCGTGATTTCGTGCTGGGACGCGACGGGATGCGCTTCCGAGACGTGCTCAACGCCTGCCAGCGGTTTCGTGAGGCATGCATCGAGGCCGGCCGTATTGTGGATCCGAAGGGGTTCTTCCTGACGCAACCCACCCCGAGCATCAGCACCGATGCCCTGGATGCAAAGGCCGTCAAGGAGAAGATCGAGCGGGATTGGAACGATTTTCTCGCTCAGTATGGCGAGGATCAAACCGAGTCGGAGGTCGAGATCGTCAAGCTTTTCGGCTGGGCGGTCGAGAATTGCGCAGAGGGGCTGAACGGTGGCTACCGCTTCGACGTCACCGTCAAGGGAGAGTCGCTCAATATCCGCCTCATGGTTCCCTGTGGGAATGGTGATCATGGCCTCGGCGAGGAGATCTTCGTGGCGCTCTGCAACCGCGCGCCCCAGGGCAGCGGGCTTCACAGACAGGTCCAGGCAGCACGCAAGGAGGCAAAGCAGCGAGTCCTCGCGATCCTGCGCAGCACCGAGTTCCCGACGAGCCGGAAGACGGTCATCTGGAAAGCGATCGACGACATCACCAAGAACGGAGGTCGCAAGGCCGTCCTTGAGCAGAGCCACCAGCGCATGCTCGCCGCGTTCCGTAAATTCCGCAGCGAGCAGGGGCAGCGCCCCCATTTTCAAGAATGGCTGCGGGAGGGGAAGCACCTCTCCAAGATCCTGCCCATCAGCCACATCCTCGACCTCGAAAACCTCGAACGTTTCGAGAAGGCGCGCGGCTCCCGCCCGGCCTCTCGCGCCTGA
- a CDS encoding Tll0287-like domain-containing protein, with the protein MKRIEKGICLWLGLSVFASSGCGGGRGDGKLPPQEMTDTLFAVISANREAYASAVVDRLQYQEQIMEAKEHFREEKALPLPAQMLRMSAETINQNKDALFSYALLSPWPLNKQNGPRTESEKVGLRRVAETGKSHYTEETIGGRTYFSAYYPDKGVVEACVKCHNDHPDSPRKDFRVGDILGGIVIRVRIDE; encoded by the coding sequence GTGAAGCGGATCGAAAAGGGCATCTGCCTTTGGCTGGGTCTGTCCGTATTCGCCTCTTCGGGGTGCGGCGGCGGGCGTGGCGACGGCAAGCTCCCGCCGCAGGAGATGACCGACACGCTCTTCGCGGTGATCTCCGCCAATCGCGAGGCATACGCGAGCGCGGTCGTCGACCGGCTTCAGTATCAAGAGCAGATCATGGAGGCCAAGGAACATTTCCGCGAGGAGAAGGCGCTGCCCTTGCCCGCGCAGATGCTCCGCATGAGCGCCGAAACGATCAACCAGAACAAGGACGCGCTCTTCAGCTATGCGCTCCTCTCACCCTGGCCGCTCAACAAGCAGAACGGCCCGCGCACGGAGAGCGAAAAGGTCGGCCTCCGGAGGGTCGCCGAGACGGGGAAAAGCCATTACACCGAGGAGACGATCGGCGGCAGGACATATTTTTCTGCGTATTATCCCGACAAGGGCGTCGTCGAGGCTTGCGTCAAGTGTCACAACGATCACCCGGACAGCCCGCGGAAGGATTTCCGGGTCGGCGACATCCTCGGCGGCATCGTGATCCGCGTCCGGATCGACGAGTGA
- a CDS encoding YcaO-like family protein has product MSSHHDSPGADRPSSPAPAVPKQFMAGTHRTISPEETVARVRPFLPILGITRIADVTGLDTLGVPVVMVIRPNSRSISVSPGKGLTLDAARASGVMESIEHWHAERILHPLKLGSVNEMRFGHCLLDVGGLPRLSLQRFHDNLCLHWVLGENLVGNAPTWVPFEIVHTNYSLPLVAASGAFVMSSNGLASGNHPLEALSHAICELVERDAATLWHLSGKEMKRRTRLDLSTVDDPGCMEVLGRIERAGVLAVVWDLTSDIGIPTYCCTLVDREPNPARPLAPMIGFGCHPARGIALLRAITEAAQCRLTVITGARDDVRARGNGPEEDLCAALRFVGEHGAEPAERAFSDAPDHAGETLDDDVAWEVDRLRAAGLHEIVAVDLTRPELRIPVVRVVIPGLEPLYDIPGYIPGARAQRRLAERTS; this is encoded by the coding sequence ATGTCGTCCCACCACGATTCCCCCGGCGCGGATCGGCCTTCGAGCCCCGCGCCGGCGGTTCCCAAGCAATTCATGGCCGGCACCCATCGCACCATCTCCCCCGAGGAGACCGTCGCGCGGGTGCGGCCCTTCCTGCCCATCCTGGGCATCACCCGCATCGCCGACGTCACCGGCCTCGATACCCTCGGCGTGCCGGTGGTGATGGTCATACGCCCGAATTCGCGCTCGATCTCCGTCTCGCCCGGCAAGGGCCTCACCCTCGACGCCGCGCGCGCCTCGGGCGTGATGGAGTCGATCGAGCACTGGCACGCCGAGCGTATCCTGCACCCGCTCAAGCTGGGCAGCGTCAACGAGATGCGCTTCGGCCACTGCCTGCTCGACGTAGGGGGCTTGCCGCGCCTCTCCCTCCAGAGGTTCCACGACAACCTGTGCTTGCACTGGGTGCTCGGAGAGAACCTGGTCGGCAACGCGCCCACCTGGGTCCCATTCGAGATCGTGCACACGAATTATTCGTTGCCCCTGGTCGCGGCCAGCGGCGCATTCGTGATGAGCTCGAACGGCCTCGCCTCCGGCAATCACCCGCTGGAGGCGCTGAGCCACGCCATTTGCGAGCTCGTCGAGCGCGACGCCGCCACGCTCTGGCACCTCTCGGGAAAGGAGATGAAGCGGCGCACCCGGCTCGACCTCTCCACGGTGGACGACCCGGGCTGCATGGAGGTCCTGGGCCGCATCGAGCGCGCCGGCGTCCTCGCTGTTGTCTGGGATTTGACCTCGGACATCGGAATCCCGACTTATTGCTGCACCCTCGTCGACCGCGAGCCAAACCCCGCGCGCCCCCTCGCGCCCATGATTGGCTTTGGCTGCCACCCCGCCCGCGGGATCGCGCTGCTGCGCGCGATAACCGAGGCGGCTCAATGCCGGCTCACCGTGATCACCGGCGCGCGCGACGACGTCCGCGCCCGTGGCAACGGACCTGAGGAGGATCTCTGCGCGGCCCTGCGCTTCGTCGGCGAGCACGGCGCGGAGCCTGCCGAGCGCGCATTCTCGGATGCCCCGGATCACGCGGGCGAAACCCTCGACGACGACGTGGCCTGGGAAGTGGACCGCCTGCGCGCGGCGGGCCTGCATGAGATCGTCGCCGTCGATCTCACGCGGCCCGAGCTGCGGATCCCCGTGGTCCGCGTGGTGATCCCCGGACTCGAGCCGCTCTACGACATCCCCGGATACATCCCCGGCGCCCGCGCGCAGCGGCGCCTCGCGGAGCGAACGTCATGA
- a CDS encoding effector-associated domain EAD1-containing protein, translating to MGSEIIDYEDEQFRDAPFFGRTDVLEKLRLLLTGDRTPGRGWVLLKGSPGIGKTAIVHQFLDMLPEGTPYHFIRSGYRGSDRPAVIVQNLCAGIENLFPQRANPELPVEARLGDLLRRVAKHQLVPGDQRLILVIDGLDEVVGAEASQNPLPSFLPSDLPRGVVILCASRPMHPHLEWLMQLGARCIDLDQSEWQDSNEAAVRAFWEHHAGLFMPPLEEAFIEEAVRRAGGNQLHAILLREWIEEQPVERRAATNIPRGLDGFLMQIWARLHAPNETDHELVVRGLGIACAAREALAGHHFGELLGGSTSVSEAFLQATRPFLREEHAPWLQGRPAYRPYHEYFRAFIVGRIGPRLLRGFNRLLADTLAAWPVEDGDPFRRAYALRHAVAHRLEAGDIDEAYRLCVDVGYLDAKCRELSVAAIERDFEAVIRARGGDASLDLSAILAAVSAESSQLCAYPGSLPALLYNRLRCAGWSHVRIARLLHFDAEPPPLRLFHGVRLGPTRLRAFLGHDKLVSACVVTPDGGHVLSASADRSLRLWSLRSGDCVKILKGHDDDLTSCALTPDGKIAVSTSNDTTTRIWDLAAERCLDTLDNGNRWATTCALAPEGRHLVIGSDDGTLTVWDLPSRQRIATWSGHDHYVTACLVTPSGKLVSASRDQSVRVWDLETGECIHTLRVIEAAPSRAARRTEDQGWINALALLPDGWHVLAAAGDGSLYRWDLVSGECVQHLGAGQGRVDACVILHDGRHVLCGLADGTAAVWDLAREQRVLGFRAHEGAVAAFAATADGQRILSGSHDRTLRLWELGGPESLGLQDGHDAAVTACAMTPDGRIAVSASEDGTLKIWDVETGACHRTLSIYADVVTACAISADGRRVLLGGQNGSVRVWDVDSDHLQDAAGHRDPVSGCVVLPDGRMITSSRAADGVLLLRDSSDITCTTELAVHGASVDSLATTTDGTRALSVSRSGMAYVWDVASRCSIRALFSPASPRCGALTPDGQHVVLARQDGKLEFIEIQSRRVVRVIQGHTKCVFGCAVSADSVRVIAASEDGTVRVFSLETGRCLATLPLACGFRCIAVATGRICVGDEQGNLWMITDDTGKPARGGLLTREEVTRLRDALARLYVTSEAAQRFAHDVGLDATRLHWMGRGWEIWNSICAEAEKQRRVEELLLRALKEYPRDPELIELERQLSLRRRR from the coding sequence ATGGGCAGCGAGATCATCGATTACGAGGACGAGCAGTTCCGAGACGCCCCGTTCTTCGGGCGCACGGACGTGCTCGAAAAGCTCCGCCTCCTGCTGACCGGGGACCGGACCCCGGGCCGTGGATGGGTGCTCCTGAAAGGGAGCCCCGGGATCGGCAAGACCGCCATCGTCCACCAGTTCCTCGACATGCTGCCGGAGGGGACGCCGTACCACTTCATCCGGAGCGGCTACAGGGGTTCGGATCGCCCCGCCGTGATCGTGCAAAACCTCTGCGCCGGCATCGAGAACCTCTTCCCGCAGCGGGCCAACCCCGAGCTGCCCGTGGAGGCGCGCCTCGGCGATCTGCTTCGGCGTGTCGCGAAGCACCAGCTCGTACCCGGCGATCAAAGACTGATCCTGGTAATCGACGGGCTCGACGAGGTCGTCGGCGCCGAGGCGAGTCAAAACCCGCTGCCGAGCTTCCTGCCCAGCGACTTGCCGCGTGGGGTCGTGATCCTCTGCGCCTCCAGACCCATGCACCCGCACCTCGAATGGCTCATGCAGCTCGGCGCGCGCTGCATCGACCTCGATCAAAGCGAATGGCAAGACTCCAACGAGGCCGCCGTCCGCGCCTTCTGGGAGCACCACGCGGGCTTGTTCATGCCGCCCCTCGAGGAGGCGTTCATCGAGGAGGCCGTTCGCCGCGCAGGGGGAAACCAGCTCCACGCCATCCTGCTGCGCGAATGGATCGAGGAACAGCCAGTCGAGCGACGCGCCGCCACGAACATTCCCCGGGGGCTCGACGGTTTCCTGATGCAAATTTGGGCCAGGCTTCACGCGCCCAACGAGACGGATCACGAACTCGTCGTGCGAGGCCTCGGTATCGCCTGTGCTGCCCGCGAGGCGCTCGCAGGCCACCATTTCGGCGAGCTGCTCGGGGGCTCGACGAGCGTCAGCGAAGCCTTCTTACAGGCGACCCGCCCGTTTCTACGGGAGGAGCACGCGCCATGGCTCCAGGGTCGGCCCGCGTATCGGCCGTATCACGAGTATTTCCGCGCGTTCATCGTGGGGAGAATTGGGCCCCGGTTGTTGCGTGGGTTCAACCGCCTGCTCGCCGACACGCTCGCGGCGTGGCCGGTCGAGGACGGCGATCCTTTCCGGCGAGCGTATGCCCTCCGTCACGCAGTGGCACATAGGCTCGAAGCCGGGGACATCGACGAGGCGTATCGTCTTTGCGTGGACGTCGGCTATCTCGACGCGAAGTGCCGCGAGCTCAGCGTGGCTGCGATCGAGCGAGACTTCGAGGCTGTCATCCGCGCCCGCGGCGGGGACGCGTCCCTCGACCTCTCTGCCATTCTCGCTGCCGTCAGCGCAGAGTCGAGCCAGCTCTGCGCGTATCCCGGGTCGCTCCCTGCGCTGCTCTACAACCGTCTGCGCTGCGCTGGGTGGTCCCATGTGCGGATCGCGCGGCTCCTGCACTTCGACGCCGAGCCCCCGCCGCTGCGGCTCTTCCATGGCGTTCGCCTCGGACCGACGCGGCTGCGCGCGTTTCTGGGCCACGACAAGCTCGTCTCCGCTTGCGTCGTGACCCCGGACGGCGGCCATGTCCTCTCGGCATCCGCCGACCGCAGTCTTCGCCTCTGGTCGCTGCGCTCCGGGGATTGCGTGAAGATCCTGAAGGGGCACGATGACGACCTCACGTCATGCGCCCTGACCCCCGACGGCAAGATCGCGGTCAGCACCTCCAACGATACAACGACGAGGATCTGGGATCTCGCCGCGGAGCGCTGCCTGGATACGCTGGACAACGGCAATCGCTGGGCGACCACCTGCGCGCTCGCGCCGGAGGGTCGACACTTGGTGATCGGCTCCGACGATGGAACCCTCACGGTATGGGATCTTCCCTCGCGCCAGCGCATTGCCACCTGGTCGGGACATGACCATTACGTAACGGCGTGCCTCGTCACCCCTTCTGGAAAGCTGGTCTCCGCTTCGCGTGATCAATCGGTGCGCGTGTGGGACCTCGAAACGGGCGAATGTATCCACACGCTGCGTGTCATCGAGGCGGCGCCTTCACGTGCTGCGCGGCGGACGGAGGATCAAGGGTGGATCAACGCGCTCGCGCTGCTGCCGGATGGGTGGCACGTCCTCGCGGCGGCAGGGGACGGGTCCCTCTATCGGTGGGATCTCGTGTCCGGCGAGTGTGTCCAGCACCTCGGCGCGGGACAGGGGCGCGTCGATGCATGCGTGATCCTCCACGACGGCCGCCACGTGCTTTGTGGTCTGGCCGATGGGACAGCCGCGGTATGGGATCTCGCGAGGGAGCAGCGGGTCCTCGGCTTTCGTGCACACGAAGGCGCCGTGGCTGCCTTCGCAGCGACGGCGGACGGTCAGCGCATTCTGTCGGGCTCCCATGATCGCACGCTCCGGCTCTGGGAACTCGGCGGGCCGGAAAGCCTGGGATTGCAGGACGGGCACGATGCAGCGGTGACCGCGTGCGCCATGACGCCCGACGGGCGCATCGCCGTCTCCGCATCCGAGGACGGAACGCTGAAGATATGGGACGTGGAGACGGGCGCGTGCCACAGGACGTTATCCATCTACGCCGACGTCGTGACGGCATGTGCCATTTCTGCGGACGGGCGGAGGGTGCTGCTGGGCGGGCAAAACGGGAGCGTGCGGGTGTGGGACGTCGACAGCGACCACCTCCAAGACGCCGCGGGGCACCGGGACCCGGTGAGCGGCTGCGTGGTGCTGCCCGACGGCAGGATGATCACGAGCTCGCGCGCCGCCGATGGGGTGCTCTTGCTGAGGGATTCGAGCGATATCACGTGCACCACGGAGCTTGCCGTGCACGGCGCCAGCGTGGATAGCCTCGCCACGACGACGGACGGCACCCGTGCCCTGTCGGTCTCGCGGAGCGGGATGGCCTATGTATGGGATGTCGCGTCTCGCTGCTCGATTCGGGCCTTGTTCAGCCCGGCGAGTCCTCGTTGTGGTGCCCTCACGCCCGACGGGCAGCACGTGGTGCTGGCGCGTCAGGACGGCAAGCTCGAATTTATCGAGATCCAGAGCCGCAGGGTCGTGCGCGTGATCCAGGGGCATACCAAGTGCGTCTTCGGATGCGCGGTGTCCGCGGACAGCGTGCGGGTGATCGCAGCCTCCGAGGACGGCACGGTGCGAGTCTTCAGCCTGGAAACTGGGCGCTGCCTCGCGACGCTCCCCTTGGCGTGCGGGTTTCGCTGCATTGCAGTCGCCACGGGTCGAATCTGTGTCGGCGACGAGCAGGGGAACCTGTGGATGATCACCGACGACACGGGGAAGCCCGCGCGGGGGGGCCTGCTGACGAGGGAGGAGGTGACGAGGCTGCGCGACGCATTGGCGAGGCTCTACGTGACGTCCGAGGCTGCACAGCGCTTCGCCCATGACGTCGGCCTCGATGCGACGCGGCTCCATTGGATGGGGAGAGGCTGGGAGATCTGGAACTCGATCTGCGCGGAGGCTGAAAAGCAGCGCCGCGTCGAAGAACTGTTGCTGCGTGCGTTGAAAGAATATCCGAGAGACCCGGAGCTCATCGAGCTGGAGAGGCAGCTTTCCCTACGAAGGCGCCGGTGA
- a CDS encoding 4Fe-4S dicluster domain-containing protein — translation MSERVLFIDYARCIGCQACVQACEECDTHKGQAMIHLETIRRRDSVQTAPQVCMHCEDPICARVCPADAIKQTPDGVVQSALAPRCIGCSNCVLACPFGVPKYFAEIDQMMKCDLCYDRTSIGKKPMCATVCPSQALSYMTNDEFERTRRGVALNQWVFGEGEEVRTKVSVVVPRGRDRVHVDLIELGGRPKVAEPDDVAALLSEDD, via the coding sequence TTGAGCGAGCGAGTGCTCTTCATCGATTACGCACGTTGCATCGGCTGCCAGGCTTGCGTGCAGGCCTGCGAGGAGTGCGATACACACAAGGGGCAGGCGATGATCCACCTCGAGACCATCCGCCGCCGCGACAGCGTTCAGACGGCGCCGCAGGTGTGCATGCACTGCGAGGACCCGATCTGCGCGCGCGTCTGCCCCGCCGACGCCATCAAGCAGACCCCGGACGGCGTCGTGCAAAGCGCACTCGCGCCTCGTTGCATCGGCTGCTCGAATTGCGTACTCGCCTGTCCCTTCGGCGTGCCGAAGTATTTCGCCGAGATCGATCAGATGATGAAATGCGATCTCTGCTACGACCGCACCAGCATCGGCAAGAAGCCGATGTGCGCGACGGTTTGTCCCTCGCAGGCGCTGTCGTACATGACGAACGACGAATTCGAGCGGACGCGGCGTGGCGTCGCATTGAACCAATGGGTCTTCGGCGAGGGCGAGGAGGTCCGGACCAAGGTCTCCGTCGTCGTGCCGCGCGGGCGAGACCGCGTGCACGTGGATCTCATCGAGCTCGGCGGCCGGCCGAAGGTGGCCGAGCCTGACGACGTGGCGGCGTTGCTCTCGGAGGACGACTGA